A window of the Streptomyces sp. JB150 genome harbors these coding sequences:
- a CDS encoding cation acetate symporter, which yields MSPAMTLAANEASEHRPLIITLFAVFVVATLFITVWAGRQTKDAADFYAGGRSFSAFQNGLAVSGDYMSAASFLGIAGAIALFGYDGFLYSIGFLVAWLVALLLVAEPLRNSGRYTMGDVLAYRMRQRPVRTAAGTSTIVVSIFYLLAQMAGAGVLVSLLLGITSDAGKILIVALVGVLMIVYVSIGGMKGTTWVQMVKAVLLIGGTVLITFLVLLKFDFNISDLLGKAAENSGKGAAFLEPGLQYGATGTSKLDFISLGIALVLGTAGLPHILIRFYTVPNAKAARKSVNWAIGIIGAFYLMTIALGFGAAALISQEEIIASNPSGNTAAPLLALHLGGVDSAWGAILLATISAVAFATILAVVAGLTLASSSSFAHDIYANVIRKGQATEKEEVRAARLATIGIGAVSILLGALARDLNVAGLVALAFAVAASANLPTILYSLFWKRFTTQGALWSIYGGLIVAVGLVLFSPVVSGDPKAMFPDVDFAWFPLKNPGIISIPFGFLMGWLGTVLSKEEPDKGKYAELEVRSLTGTGAH from the coding sequence ATGAGCCCCGCCATGACCCTCGCGGCCAACGAGGCCAGCGAGCACCGGCCGCTGATCATCACCCTGTTCGCGGTCTTCGTGGTCGCGACCCTGTTCATCACCGTCTGGGCCGGCCGCCAGACGAAGGACGCCGCCGACTTCTACGCGGGCGGACGCTCCTTCAGCGCCTTCCAGAACGGCCTCGCCGTCTCCGGCGACTACATGTCCGCCGCGTCCTTCCTCGGCATCGCGGGCGCCATCGCCCTCTTCGGGTACGACGGCTTCCTGTACTCCATCGGCTTCCTCGTCGCCTGGCTGGTCGCGCTGCTCCTGGTCGCCGAGCCGCTGCGCAACTCCGGCCGCTACACCATGGGCGACGTCCTCGCGTACCGCATGCGCCAGCGCCCGGTGCGCACCGCCGCCGGCACCTCCACGATCGTCGTGTCGATCTTCTACCTGCTGGCCCAGATGGCCGGCGCCGGCGTCCTCGTCTCGCTGCTGCTCGGCATCACCTCCGACGCCGGCAAGATCCTCATCGTCGCCCTGGTCGGCGTCCTGATGATCGTCTACGTCTCCATCGGCGGCATGAAGGGCACCACCTGGGTCCAGATGGTCAAGGCCGTGCTCCTCATCGGCGGCACCGTCCTGATCACCTTCCTGGTGCTGCTGAAGTTCGACTTCAACATCTCCGACCTGCTCGGCAAGGCCGCAGAGAACAGCGGCAAGGGCGCCGCCTTCCTGGAGCCCGGCCTGCAGTACGGCGCCACCGGCACCTCCAAGCTGGACTTCATCTCCCTCGGCATCGCCCTGGTCCTCGGCACCGCCGGCCTGCCGCACATCCTGATCCGCTTCTACACCGTGCCCAACGCCAAGGCCGCCCGTAAGTCGGTGAACTGGGCGATCGGCATCATCGGCGCCTTCTACCTGATGACCATCGCGCTCGGCTTCGGCGCCGCCGCGCTGATCTCCCAGGAGGAGATCATCGCGTCCAACCCGTCCGGGAACACCGCCGCGCCGCTGCTCGCCCTGCACCTGGGCGGCGTCGACTCCGCGTGGGGCGCGATCCTGCTCGCCACGATCTCGGCGGTGGCCTTCGCGACGATCCTCGCCGTGGTCGCGGGCCTGACGCTCGCCTCGTCCTCGTCGTTCGCCCACGACATCTACGCGAACGTCATCCGGAAGGGGCAGGCCACCGAGAAGGAGGAGGTCCGGGCGGCCCGCCTCGCCACCATCGGCATCGGCGCCGTCTCCATCCTGCTGGGCGCCCTCGCCCGCGACCTGAACGTCGCCGGCCTGGTCGCCCTCGCCTTCGCGGTCGCCGCCTCCGCCAACCTGCCGACGATCCTCTACAGCCTGTTCTGGAAGCGGTTCACCACCCAGGGCGCCCTGTGGTCGATCTACGGGGGTCTGATCGTCGCCGTCGGCCTGGTGCTGTTCTCGCCCGTCGTCTCCGGCGACCCGAAGGCGATGTTCCCCGACGTCGACTTCGCCTGGTTCCCGCTGAAGAACCCCGGCATCATCTCCATCCCGTTCGGCTTCCTGATGGGCTGGCTCGGCACGGTCCTGTCCAAGGAGGAGCCCGACAAGGGCAAGTACGCCGAACTGGAGGTGCGGTCGCTGACCGGCACCGGAGCGCACTGA
- a CDS encoding S8 family serine peptidase has protein sequence MAHLRSRRRLALAVPVVLSLTASLGFLPATASAAPVQETATAADAPELAYVVNTKVNKGTIAAVKKAVTAAGGTVVATYAKIGVIVAHSANPDFAKEIRTVRGVQSAGATRTAPLTPAGTTDVGGADFLTAAEAAKVTAASAQTPGSEPLEADQWDLRAIGADKAAQINPGSRSVTVAVIDTGVDDTHPDLAPNFSKSQSANCAGGVADTSEGAWRPYTEADYHGTHVAGEIAAARNGVGVAGVAPGVKVSGIQVTDPKNGLFYAESVVCAFVFAADHGVEITNNSYYVDPWLYNCMDDPDQRAIVDAVNRAQLYAQKKGTLHLASAGNSNHDLDADAIVDDSSPNDTTPVERTIDPHECYDVPTQLPGVVTVSATGVHNLKSYYSSYGNGVVDVAAPGGDRRYQLPDTPSKDGRILSTMPNNQYAFLQGTSMASPHAAGVAALLKSEHPWATPAQLQALLKAQADNPGCPESYDQDGDGDQDAVCEGGKRVNGFYGFGIVNALDAVK, from the coding sequence ATGGCTCATCTGCGCTCCAGACGCCGACTCGCCCTCGCGGTGCCGGTCGTGCTGTCGCTGACCGCCTCGCTCGGCTTCCTGCCCGCGACCGCCTCGGCCGCGCCGGTCCAGGAGACCGCCACGGCGGCGGACGCGCCCGAGCTGGCCTACGTCGTGAACACCAAGGTGAACAAGGGCACGATCGCCGCGGTGAAGAAGGCCGTGACCGCGGCCGGCGGCACCGTCGTCGCGACGTACGCGAAGATCGGTGTGATCGTCGCGCACTCGGCGAACCCCGACTTCGCCAAGGAGATACGCACCGTCCGCGGCGTGCAGTCGGCGGGTGCCACGCGCACCGCGCCGCTGACCCCCGCGGGCACCACGGACGTGGGCGGCGCCGACTTCCTGACGGCCGCGGAGGCCGCGAAGGTGACGGCGGCCTCGGCACAGACGCCGGGCAGCGAGCCGCTGGAGGCCGACCAGTGGGACCTGCGGGCGATCGGCGCGGACAAGGCCGCGCAGATCAACCCGGGCAGCAGGAGCGTCACGGTCGCCGTCATCGACACCGGTGTCGACGACACGCACCCGGACCTCGCCCCGAACTTCTCCAAGTCGCAGTCCGCGAACTGCGCGGGCGGTGTCGCGGACACCAGCGAGGGCGCCTGGCGGCCGTACACCGAGGCGGACTACCACGGCACCCACGTGGCCGGTGAGATCGCCGCGGCCCGCAACGGCGTCGGCGTGGCCGGTGTCGCGCCCGGCGTGAAGGTCTCCGGCATCCAGGTGACCGACCCGAAGAACGGCCTGTTCTACGCGGAGAGCGTCGTCTGCGCCTTCGTGTTCGCCGCCGACCACGGCGTGGAGATCACGAACAACAGCTACTACGTCGACCCGTGGCTGTACAACTGCATGGACGACCCCGACCAGCGGGCCATCGTCGACGCGGTCAACCGGGCCCAGCTGTACGCCCAGAAGAAGGGCACCCTGCACCTGGCGTCCGCGGGCAACTCCAACCACGACCTCGACGCGGACGCGATCGTGGACGACTCCAGCCCGAACGACACCACGCCGGTCGAGCGCACCATCGACCCGCACGAGTGCTACGACGTGCCGACCCAGCTGCCGGGCGTCGTCACGGTCAGCGCGACGGGCGTGCACAACCTCAAGTCGTACTACTCGTCGTACGGCAACGGTGTGGTGGACGTGGCCGCGCCGGGCGGCGACCGGCGGTACCAGCTGCCGGACACCCCGTCGAAGGACGGCCGCATCCTGTCCACGATGCCGAACAACCAGTACGCCTTCCTGCAGGGCACCTCGATGGCCTCGCCGCACGCCGCGGGCGTGGCCGCGCTGCTGAAGTCGGAGCACCCGTGGGCGACTCCGGCGCAGCTGCAGGCGCTGCTGAAGGCGCAGGCGGACAACCCCGGCTGCCCCGAGTCCTACGACCAGGACGGCGACGGCGACCAGGACGCGGTGTGCGAGGGCGGCAAGCGCGTCAACGGGTTCTACGGCTTCGGCATCGTGAACGCGCTGGACGCGGTGAAGTAG
- the moaA gene encoding GTP 3',8-cyclase MoaA — MLIDTYGRVATDLRVSLTDRCNLRCTYCMPEEGLQWLAKPDLLTDDEIVRLIGIAVTSLGIREVRFTGGEPLLRPGLVGIVERVAALAPRPQMSLTTNGIGLRRTAAALKAAGLDRVNVSLDTLRPDVFKALTRRDRHKDVLEGLHAAREAGLTPVKVNSVLMPGLNDDEAPDLLAWAVEHDYELRFIEQMPLDAQHGWKRDGMITAGDILASLRTRFELTAEGDEARGSAPAERWLVDGGPHRVGVIASVTRPFCSACDRTRLTADGQVRTCLFATEETDLRAALRSGAPDEEIARIWRLAMWGKKAGAGLDDPTFVQPDRPMSAIGG, encoded by the coding sequence GTGCTCATCGACACCTACGGCCGGGTGGCCACCGACCTGCGCGTCTCGCTGACCGACCGGTGCAACCTGCGCTGCACCTACTGCATGCCCGAGGAGGGCCTGCAGTGGCTGGCCAAACCGGACCTGCTCACGGACGACGAGATCGTCCGCCTCATCGGCATCGCCGTCACCTCCCTCGGCATCAGGGAGGTCCGCTTCACCGGTGGCGAGCCCCTGCTGCGCCCGGGTCTCGTCGGCATCGTCGAGCGGGTCGCCGCCCTCGCCCCGCGCCCCCAGATGTCGCTGACCACCAACGGCATCGGCCTGAGGCGCACCGCCGCCGCCCTGAAGGCCGCCGGCCTGGACCGGGTCAACGTCTCGCTGGACACCCTGCGCCCCGACGTCTTCAAGGCCCTCACCCGCCGCGACCGCCACAAGGACGTCCTCGAAGGCCTGCACGCCGCCCGCGAGGCCGGCCTCACCCCCGTCAAGGTCAACTCGGTCCTCATGCCGGGCCTCAACGACGACGAGGCCCCCGACCTCCTGGCCTGGGCCGTCGAGCACGACTACGAACTGCGGTTCATCGAGCAGATGCCCCTGGACGCCCAGCACGGCTGGAAGCGCGACGGCATGATCACCGCAGGCGACATCCTGGCCTCCCTGCGCACCCGCTTCGAGCTGACCGCCGAGGGCGACGAGGCCCGCGGCTCGGCACCGGCCGAGCGCTGGCTGGTCGACGGCGGACCGCACCGCGTCGGGGTCATCGCCTCCGTGACCCGCCCGTTCTGCTCCGCCTGCGACCGCACCCGCCTCACCGCCGACGGCCAGGTCCGCACCTGCCTCTTCGCCACCGAGGAGACCGACCTCAGGGCCGCGCTGCGCTCCGGCGCCCCCGACGAGGAGATCGCCCGCATCTGGCGCCTGGCCATGTGGGGCAAGAAGGCCGGCGCGGGCCTGGACGACCCCACGTTCGTCCAGCCGGACCGGCCGATGTCCGCGATCGGCGGCTAG
- a CDS encoding DUF485 domain-containing protein, which translates to MATDSPPPSKTEHRLPSTEEFARVQESAEFGELRRSYRSFAFPLTVAFIAWYLLYVLLSNYAGGFMGTRLFGNINVALVFGIAQFVTTFLIAWWYARHAAAKLDPKAEAIKTRMEGGA; encoded by the coding sequence GTGGCCACCGACTCACCGCCCCCTTCGAAGACCGAACACCGGCTCCCGTCCACCGAGGAGTTCGCCCGGGTGCAGGAGAGCGCCGAGTTCGGTGAACTGCGCCGCTCCTACCGCTCCTTCGCCTTTCCGCTGACCGTCGCCTTCATCGCCTGGTACCTGCTGTACGTCCTGCTCTCCAACTACGCGGGCGGCTTCATGGGCACCAGGCTGTTCGGCAACATCAACGTCGCCCTCGTCTTCGGTATCGCCCAGTTCGTCACCACGTTCCTCATCGCCTGGTGGTACGCGCGGCACGCCGCCGCGAAGCTCGACCCCAAGGCCGAGGCCATCAAGACCCGGATGGAGGGCGGCGCATGA
- a CDS encoding CoA transferase, whose product MRNIADAWSALGGDPALAGRVTVTTRRGALDARLPVREAARACVAVCALAAAELGARRAGLTRVPGVRVDDGAVATAFTSERHLLLDGRAPVDFAPLSRFWRTADGWVRTHANFPHHRERLLSALGVTQDEVEAALAERSAREVEESVYAAGGLAVAVRTPGEWAGHPQAAEVARRALVERARLDTAPARRLAPPAGTPLLPAAGLRVLDLSRVVAGPVATRTLALLGADVLRVDPPHLPELPDQHADTGFGKRSAVLDLRAGRRALDDLLAAADVVVTAYRPGALDRFGLSAEALAERRPGLVVAQLSAWGAYGPWRERRGFDSLVQAATGIAVTEGTPERPGVLPAQALDHGSGHLLAAAVLRALTERSCDGGGRLVRVALVRTARWLTEEVTADTGAAGAASYDGPGPWLAERDSPLGRLRYALPPVAFEGGPADWVRPPGRWGTDEARWA is encoded by the coding sequence ATGAGGAACATTGCTGACGCCTGGTCCGCGCTCGGCGGAGACCCGGCACTGGCCGGCCGGGTCACGGTGACGACCCGGCGCGGGGCGCTCGACGCCCGGCTCCCGGTGCGGGAGGCGGCGCGGGCCTGCGTGGCCGTGTGCGCGCTGGCCGCCGCCGAACTGGGCGCGCGGCGGGCCGGGCTCACGCGGGTGCCCGGCGTGCGGGTGGACGACGGGGCGGTGGCGACGGCGTTCACCAGCGAGCGGCACCTGCTGCTCGACGGGCGCGCGCCGGTCGACTTCGCGCCCCTGTCGCGGTTCTGGCGCACGGCGGACGGCTGGGTGCGCACCCACGCCAACTTCCCCCACCACCGTGAGCGGTTGCTGTCCGCGCTCGGCGTCACGCAGGACGAGGTGGAGGCCGCGCTCGCCGAACGGTCCGCGCGGGAGGTCGAGGAGAGCGTCTACGCCGCCGGAGGCCTCGCCGTGGCCGTACGGACGCCCGGCGAGTGGGCCGGGCACCCGCAGGCGGCGGAGGTGGCGCGGCGCGCCCTGGTCGAGCGGGCGCGCCTGGACACGGCCCCCGCGCGGCGGCTCGCCCCGCCGGCCGGCACTCCCCTGCTGCCCGCGGCCGGGCTGCGGGTACTGGACCTGTCGCGGGTCGTCGCCGGGCCCGTGGCCACCCGCACCCTCGCCCTGCTCGGCGCGGACGTGCTCCGCGTGGACCCGCCCCACCTGCCCGAACTGCCCGACCAGCACGCCGACACGGGCTTCGGCAAGCGCTCGGCGGTCCTCGACCTGCGCGCGGGACGGCGTGCCCTCGACGATCTGCTCGCCGCGGCGGACGTCGTCGTCACCGCCTACCGGCCGGGCGCGCTCGACCGGTTCGGGCTGTCCGCCGAGGCGCTGGCCGAACGGCGGCCGGGGCTGGTGGTGGCCCAGCTGTCGGCGTGGGGCGCGTACGGGCCGTGGCGGGAGCGGCGCGGCTTCGACAGCCTGGTCCAGGCCGCCACCGGGATCGCCGTCACCGAGGGCACACCGGAGCGCCCCGGCGTGCTGCCCGCGCAGGCCCTGGACCACGGCTCGGGCCATCTGCTCGCGGCGGCGGTGCTGCGCGCGCTGACGGAGCGGTCCTGCGACGGCGGCGGCCGGCTGGTCCGGGTGGCGCTGGTACGGACGGCGCGGTGGCTGACGGAGGAGGTGACGGCGGACACCGGAGCGGCCGGGGCTGCCTCCTACGACGGCCCGGGGCCCTGGCTGGCCGAGCGGGACAGCCCGCTGGGCCGGCTGCGCTACGCGCTGCCGCCGGTCGCCTTCGAGGGCGGGCCCGCCGACTGGGTCCGGCCGCCGGGGCGCTGGGGGACGGACGAAGCGCGCTGGGCGTGA
- a CDS encoding GlsB/YeaQ/YmgE family stress response membrane protein — protein MGWLWAIIVGLVLGLIAKAIIPGKQHSPIWLVTIFGMLGAIAGNAIARGFGVEETPGIDWSRHAFQLVAAIIIVAVGDMLYMATLGKRRHRV, from the coding sequence ATGGGCTGGTTGTGGGCGATCATCGTGGGATTGGTGCTGGGCCTGATCGCGAAGGCGATCATTCCGGGCAAACAGCACAGTCCCATCTGGCTGGTCACCATTTTCGGCATGCTCGGCGCGATCGCCGGCAACGCCATAGCGCGGGGCTTCGGTGTGGAGGAGACGCCCGGCATCGACTGGAGCCGGCACGCCTTCCAGCTCGTGGCCGCCATCATCATCGTGGCCGTGGGCGACATGCTGTACATGGCGACGCTGGGCAAGCGCAGGCACCGGGTGTAG
- a CDS encoding DUF3099 domain-containing protein — MRKLRDGGNAQVFRITGARQGLQDDVRGRQRRYVISMSVRTVSVILAAVLWNVERHVAIVALVLGAVLPYIAVVIANAGRENAPSLPSTFVAVPPRTMIEPPRAESPGDGTANDPGPEARN, encoded by the coding sequence ATGCGGAAGCTGAGGGACGGCGGGAACGCCCAGGTGTTCCGGATCACCGGAGCCCGGCAGGGCCTCCAGGACGACGTCCGCGGGCGGCAGCGCCGGTACGTCATCTCGATGAGCGTCCGGACGGTCTCGGTGATCCTGGCCGCGGTGCTCTGGAACGTGGAACGGCACGTCGCGATCGTGGCGCTGGTGCTCGGCGCGGTGCTGCCCTACATCGCCGTGGTGATCGCGAACGCGGGGCGGGAGAACGCGCCGTCGCTGCCCTCCACGTTCGTGGCCGTGCCGCCGAGGACGATGATCGAGCCGCCCCGAGCGGAATCCCCGGGGGACGGCACGGCGAACGATCCGGGTCCGGAGGCACGGAACTGA